One region of Marivirga arenosa genomic DNA includes:
- a CDS encoding sigma-54-dependent transcriptional regulator produces the protein MSKILLIDDEASIRQTLKEILEYEKYQVEEVANGEEGLKKIESQHFDLVLCDIKMPKMDGMELLNAVYDKGIEIPFIMISAHGTIDNAVEATKKGAFDFISKPPDLNRLLVSVRNALDKSNLIAETKTLRKKVSKKYEMIGSSKQLGEVKDTILKVAPTDARVLIIGENGTGKELVARQIHEQSERAKAPMVEVNCAAIPSELIESELFGHEKGAFTSAVKQRIGKFEQANGGTLFLDEIGDMPLAAQAKVLRALQENRINRVGGDKDIKVDVRIIAATNKNLKEAIENNEFREDLFHRLSVIRINVPPLKDRKDDIPELVEKFLSDIAEEHGSKKKSMDKEALNQLKNYDWSGNIRELRNVVERLIILGADKITATDVKKYVD, from the coding sequence ATGTCTAAAATTTTATTAATTGATGATGAAGCTAGTATCCGCCAGACCTTAAAGGAAATACTAGAATATGAAAAATATCAAGTTGAGGAAGTTGCAAATGGTGAGGAAGGATTAAAAAAAATAGAAAGCCAGCATTTTGATTTGGTTTTATGTGATATCAAAATGCCTAAAATGGATGGAATGGAATTGCTAAATGCCGTTTATGATAAAGGAATTGAAATTCCATTTATCATGATTTCTGCACATGGCACCATCGATAATGCTGTAGAGGCTACCAAAAAAGGAGCCTTTGACTTTATATCAAAACCACCTGATTTAAACAGATTATTGGTTTCTGTACGTAATGCATTAGATAAATCAAATCTAATTGCGGAAACTAAAACGCTTAGAAAGAAAGTATCTAAAAAATATGAAATGATCGGCTCTTCTAAGCAATTAGGAGAAGTTAAAGATACTATTTTAAAAGTAGCTCCTACTGATGCCAGAGTGCTTATAATAGGTGAAAATGGTACTGGAAAAGAACTAGTTGCTCGACAAATTCACGAACAAAGTGAAAGAGCTAAAGCACCAATGGTGGAAGTGAATTGTGCTGCTATTCCATCTGAACTAATTGAAAGTGAGCTTTTTGGACATGAAAAAGGAGCTTTTACTTCAGCAGTAAAACAACGAATTGGTAAGTTCGAACAAGCTAATGGTGGAACATTATTTTTAGATGAAATTGGCGATATGCCTTTAGCTGCTCAAGCAAAAGTATTAAGAGCTCTTCAAGAAAATAGAATTAATAGGGTCGGTGGAGATAAGGACATTAAAGTTGATGTTAGAATTATTGCCGCAACAAACAAGAACTTGAAGGAGGCAATAGAAAACAATGAATTCCGTGAAGATTTATTCCATAGATTAAGTGTAATAAGAATTAATGTACCTCCTCTTAAGGATCGAAAAGATGATATTCCTGAATTAGTTGAAAAATTTCTTAGTGATATTGCAGAAGAACATGGTTCTAAAAAGAAAAGCATGGACAAGGAAGCGCTTAATCAACTAAAGAATTATGATTGGAGCGGAAATATTCGTGAATTGAGAAATGTAGTGGAAAGGTTAATAATATTAGGAGCTGATAAAATCACAGCCACAGATGTAAAGAAATATGTAGATTGA
- a CDS encoding putative periplasmic lipoprotein: MKKFLLIILSALFIGACAQKTCPTYSYNDLDTINEVTVEDQSV; the protein is encoded by the coding sequence ATGAAGAAATTTTTATTAATCATTTTATCCGCTCTATTTATTGGTGCTTGTGCACAAAAAACTTGCCCTACGTATTCTTATAATGATTTGGATACTATAAATGAAGTAACAGTAGAAGATCAATCTGTTTAA
- a CDS encoding ATP-binding protein, with protein MAQNSQIATEWEWFTNYIEEIENNTAEDLLINKEEKLQAAKDIENKELESKIAKELALIHIYKTNNLEEAMPLLIRAMEIDEASEDEISLIFTYLGFYSLFEKVEDYYYGKEFLNKASTLLRNYNFPPVRIFINQKLGYSYWSTGETGKSIEEHQNILQYAQKERIPKVEAKANTDLANIYKDISSLDKALEHYKNTLSIYRRIKSPVEEAKCLNEIGDLYLIRNDSKRAYENYIVALDILNDLSNVEANRASVYNSVANYYLKENNPGKAVENLAISNRLAQKSQNQLLIQETYSILSKAYKKLNDYQKALEYSELYKALDDFLQKEKNDRNILKIQSRYTITQKQNQIDQLELNKIQKEFELEEERKFKNFLAIMVVLAAIIMILIFILFISQRRSNAKLKTANEKVKTQNQELEDLNNTKDKFFSIISHDLKGPLNSLTSFSGLLMNHTSSLSTEEIQMLAKDLDKSLKNLFALLENLLQWSRSQTGNIEFKAEEIDLTEMLNENKKLLEKQADNKNIQIEVKNTKSVKAKAHPNSITTVIRNLLSNAIKFTEDGGQIKMGVVEEGNQFVVKIADNGVGMPKEVASKIFRLDTKHSTQGTAKEKGTGLGLILCKEFVEKNGGQIWVKSEEGKGTIFSFSIPK; from the coding sequence ATGGCCCAGAATAGCCAAATTGCTACTGAGTGGGAATGGTTTACAAATTACATTGAAGAAATAGAAAATAATACTGCCGAAGATTTATTAATCAATAAGGAAGAAAAGCTCCAAGCTGCAAAAGATATTGAGAATAAAGAATTAGAGAGTAAGATTGCCAAAGAATTAGCCTTAATCCATATTTATAAAACCAACAATTTAGAAGAAGCCATGCCTCTTTTAATAAGGGCTATGGAAATAGATGAAGCTTCTGAAGATGAAATTAGTTTGATTTTTACCTACTTAGGATTTTATAGTTTATTCGAAAAGGTTGAAGACTATTATTATGGTAAGGAATTTCTTAATAAAGCCTCTACCCTACTAAGAAATTATAATTTTCCTCCTGTTCGAATATTTATTAATCAAAAATTAGGTTATAGCTACTGGTCAACCGGTGAGACAGGCAAATCAATTGAGGAGCATCAAAATATTTTACAATACGCTCAAAAAGAACGAATTCCTAAAGTAGAAGCAAAAGCAAATACAGATTTAGCTAACATATATAAAGATATTAGCTCTCTTGATAAGGCCTTAGAACATTATAAAAATACTCTATCAATTTACCGCAGAATCAAATCTCCAGTTGAAGAAGCGAAATGTTTGAATGAAATTGGAGACCTTTATCTGATTCGAAATGACAGTAAAAGAGCATACGAGAACTACATTGTAGCATTAGATATTTTAAATGATCTATCAAATGTAGAAGCTAACAGAGCATCAGTTTATAATTCAGTTGCAAATTATTATCTAAAAGAAAACAATCCTGGAAAAGCTGTAGAAAATCTAGCTATTTCAAATCGATTAGCTCAAAAATCCCAAAATCAATTACTGATACAAGAAACCTATTCTATATTAAGTAAAGCTTACAAAAAATTAAATGACTATCAAAAAGCATTAGAATACAGTGAGCTTTACAAAGCTTTAGATGACTTTTTACAGAAAGAAAAGAATGATAGAAATATTTTAAAGATACAGAGTAGGTATACCATTACTCAAAAACAGAATCAAATTGATCAGTTAGAGTTAAATAAAATTCAAAAGGAGTTTGAATTAGAAGAAGAAAGAAAATTCAAAAACTTCCTGGCGATAATGGTGGTTTTAGCTGCTATCATAATGATTTTGATTTTCATTCTTTTTATATCTCAACGTAGAAGTAATGCAAAACTTAAGACTGCTAATGAAAAAGTAAAAACGCAAAATCAGGAATTAGAAGACTTAAACAATACAAAAGACAAATTCTTCTCTATCATAAGTCATGACCTTAAAGGACCTTTAAACTCTCTAACTTCATTCTCTGGTTTACTTATGAATCATACCAGCAGTTTAAGCACTGAAGAAATTCAAATGCTGGCTAAGGATCTAGATAAATCCTTAAAAAACTTATTTGCCTTACTTGAGAACTTATTACAATGGTCAAGATCACAAACGGGTAATATTGAATTTAAAGCTGAGGAAATTGACTTGACTGAAATGTTAAATGAAAATAAGAAGTTACTTGAAAAGCAAGCTGACAATAAAAACATTCAAATAGAGGTAAAAAACACTAAATCAGTTAAAGCAAAAGCTCATCCAAATTCAATTACTACAGTAATCAGAAATTTGCTTTCTAATGCTATTAAATTTACAGAAGATGGCGGTCAGATTAAAATGGGAGTGGTTGAAGAGGGAAATCAATTTGTAGTTAAAATAGCAGATAATGGTGTAGGCATGCCAAAAGAGGTTGCGAGTAAGATATTTAGGCTAGATACAAAACACTCTACACAGGGAACTGCCAAAGAGAAGGGTACAGGCTTAGGCCTAATATTATGTAAGGAATTTGTAGAGAAAAACGGTGGTCAAATATGGGTAAAGAGTGAAGAAGGAAAAGGTACAATCTTCTCTTTCTCAATCCCTAAATAA
- a CDS encoding transporter substrate-binding domain-containing protein yields the protein MKLPIIITYILLTLPSFSNGQAKSNNTLPEKSINYGIDKSYEPYEYLNNKGEFQGFNIDVIRAIGTELNWNVKIYADRWSIIRNRLEVENELDIAAYFKTSDREKKILFSKPFSLVYYSIFTRSDKNPVEDLFSLSGKKVAIQEASIIEEYFDQIGFLDLKELKTYASESDAIDAVVKGEADCAITSFMTTNYKMESENITNVQSSSDPVFITEYCFVANKKDSLLLDSLNWGLRLIKASGEYDRIYQKWLSPNVSWWGKNKELVNIISLVILVLILLAMLYIYSLQKLIQKKSILIEKEIEIRNKAELELIESENLRKKIEDFTSVMLIETDLENHIVRASSLFYSIIGFKEEEILGVNIHQLMSIESSKKDKEIKNLILNKEVVFLDAEYEFKTNTSTTSFFASSTSLQYDKNKRIVGYKQFMQDITPLMQANLNLKDMNAELSNFMYKTSHDVRGPIANVLGLVSLGQMTTDNLEVVNYFKLINKSIQKLERIFNDFKEVSFILHGDVNITTFDFEELINEVMESVFLKRNKDLKRAQIEIEILSDSNFISSDRALIKRLFFQVIENVFEHNNYYDTKLSITFEKENSSIYRFCFNDNGVGIPEEMQKKVFEVFFKGKRSDVNIGMGLYMAKKVVFRLNGELNILNKEDKGTLIEVVIPVNSYSDAVSLN from the coding sequence GTGAAGCTACCAATTATCATAACATATATATTATTGACATTACCTTCTTTTTCTAATGGTCAAGCTAAAAGTAACAATACTTTGCCAGAAAAATCAATCAATTATGGAATAGATAAATCTTATGAGCCTTATGAATACTTAAATAATAAGGGTGAATTTCAAGGTTTTAATATTGATGTCATAAGGGCAATAGGGACTGAGTTAAATTGGAATGTTAAGATATATGCGGATAGGTGGAGTATCATCAGAAATAGATTAGAAGTTGAAAATGAATTGGATATTGCAGCCTATTTTAAGACTTCTGATCGTGAGAAGAAGATATTATTTTCAAAGCCTTTTAGCTTAGTGTACTATTCAATTTTTACTAGATCAGATAAAAATCCTGTGGAGGATTTGTTTAGTTTATCAGGTAAAAAAGTTGCCATTCAAGAGGCTTCAATCATAGAAGAATATTTTGACCAAATTGGTTTTTTAGATTTAAAGGAATTAAAAACTTATGCCTCTGAATCAGACGCAATAGATGCAGTAGTAAAAGGTGAAGCTGATTGTGCAATCACTTCTTTTATGACAACCAATTATAAAATGGAGTCTGAAAATATTACCAATGTTCAATCTTCTAGTGATCCTGTTTTTATTACCGAGTATTGTTTTGTGGCAAATAAAAAAGATTCACTATTGCTAGACTCACTTAATTGGGGGTTACGATTAATTAAAGCATCTGGTGAATATGACAGAATTTATCAAAAATGGCTTAGCCCTAATGTTAGTTGGTGGGGAAAAAATAAAGAATTAGTAAACATAATTTCCTTGGTCATTCTTGTTTTAATTTTATTAGCCATGCTTTATATCTATTCACTTCAAAAATTAATTCAGAAGAAGTCAATTCTTATTGAAAAAGAAATTGAAATCCGAAATAAAGCGGAATTAGAATTAATAGAAAGTGAAAATCTAAGGAAGAAAATTGAAGATTTTACATCAGTCATGCTGATTGAAACGGATCTTGAAAATCATATTGTAAGGGCATCCTCTTTATTTTATTCCATTATTGGTTTTAAAGAAGAAGAAATTCTTGGTGTAAATATTCACCAATTAATGTCAATTGAATCTTCAAAGAAGGATAAAGAAATTAAAAACTTAATTCTTAATAAGGAAGTAGTTTTTCTTGATGCTGAGTATGAATTTAAAACTAATACCAGTACTACCTCTTTTTTCGCTTCTAGCACTTCCTTACAGTATGATAAAAATAAAAGAATAGTAGGCTACAAACAGTTTATGCAAGATATTACGCCTTTGATGCAAGCAAATCTCAATTTGAAAGATATGAATGCAGAATTATCAAACTTTATGTATAAAACTTCACATGATGTAAGAGGCCCCATTGCTAATGTATTAGGATTAGTTAGCCTTGGTCAAATGACTACTGATAATTTAGAGGTTGTTAATTATTTCAAATTGATTAATAAGAGTATTCAAAAATTAGAACGAATATTTAATGATTTCAAGGAGGTAAGCTTTATTCTTCATGGAGATGTAAATATCACCACATTTGATTTTGAAGAATTAATTAATGAAGTGATGGAATCTGTATTTCTCAAAAGAAATAAGGATTTGAAAAGAGCTCAAATTGAGATAGAAATATTATCTGATTCTAACTTTATAAGTTCTGATAGAGCATTGATAAAACGCTTATTCTTTCAGGTGATTGAAAACGTTTTTGAGCATAATAATTATTATGACACAAAACTAAGTATCACTTTTGAGAAGGAAAATTCAAGTATATATAGATTTTGCTTCAATGATAATGGAGTTGGAATTCCGGAAGAAATGCAGAAAAAAGTATTTGAAGTGTTTTTTAAAGGGAAGAGAAGTGATGTTAATATCGGAATGGGGCTTTACATGGCTAAAAAAGTGGTCTTTCGTCTTAATGGAGAACTAAATATTTTAAATAAGGAAGATAAAGGAACACTAATTGAAGTGGTTATACCCGTTAATAGTTACAGTGATGCAGTATCGCTAAATTAA